CGggtcctcccccatcccaccctccccggACTCACTGAGAAGTTGTCGGCTCGAGTCGCTGAAGGTCACGTTCTCCTGCCAGAAGGGGTTCATCAGCGGCGCGCACGGGCTCTGGACTGCATGGGGCAGAGGACTCGGTGGGCGGGGGCCCCGGGCTTCGGACCCCGGACCGAGGCTTCGCCCCGACGCCCGCTCTGGGTGCCCCACCCCGGAGGGCGGGCGCGGAGCCAGAGCAGCCGCAGGCTGGGCGGACCGCCTCTCGGAACGGCGATGGCAGCCCCAGAAGCCCTGCCCACCTTCCCTCCGACCCCAGATACCGCGTTTCGCGCCCCGGGGCTTGGGGGGCGGATGCGCTCCAAGCAACAAGTCCCGGGAGAGCCCGGCGCCGCTCAGGGGCGGCGGTGGCGGCCACCGCCCCGGGTCCCCGGGTACATCCTTACCCCGGCAGGTCCGCCAGAGGCCGGAGTGCGAGCTCAGAGGTTCGAGCTGGCTGCGGTTGGCGGCCCCTGCCGGGTCCCGTGCCCCCGGGCCGCTCCGCTCCAGCCGCTCCGTGTCAATGATGTACCAGAAGTCCGTGCCGATGGCGGCCGCCAGGAGCACAAAGCTGAGCGCCCCGGTCAGCGTCGCCGCGCCGGCCAGCGCGCCCAGGTGCACCCGCATCGCCGACCCGGGACCCCACGCGCCGCCCGCAGTCCCCCGCGCCGCCTCCCGCGTCCCTGAGTTCGGAGCCGGAAAGCCGGCCTCCGGACCTCGATCCCTCCCTCCGACCCTGGCTCCGCCCCTCAGCCCCTCACCTGCGCCCTGGGACCTGCCCCGGCTCCTCCCTCAGACCCCATCCCAGCCAAACGCCGCCTCAGTCAACACTCCCAGCCCTAGCgcagcccctcacccccactcctCACTTTTCCCCAGACCCTTCTCCCTCCTACCCGCTCCCGCCCTCTCCACGAACCCCCAGCCCTTCCCACTACGCCCTGCCTCTGCCTTTCCTCCCCAAGCCCAGCTCCTCTCCTCGCACCACCGACTCAACTTCCCACTTCCCGCCCGGTGCGCCAGGAGTCTTCCCTCCGCCGCCCTTCCCACCGCTGCCTCCTCTGCTCACAGCGCCCAGGTGCCCAGCACAGTGAGAAGGGCTgcgtggggtggaggagggagggcggCCTTCCCGCAAACTGGGGGAGTAAGAAGGACGGGCAACGGCTGTCGGGTTTGCAGGTAATCTTCAATAGCCTCTCGCTCCAGCTTCAACCACCCTTCCTCCAAAATCCACCTTCAGTTGATTTTTCTAGGCTGGCTACAGAGGAAAAAGACagatcagggttttttttaataaaagctctTTAACAGATtaccaacaaggtcctattgtatagcacagggaactctgctcagtattctgtaataacctaaatggggaaagaatttgaaaaagaatagacacatgtgtatgtataattgaatcactttgctgtgcacctgaaactaacacaacattgtaaatcaactattgtccaatataaatttttaaaaaaattttaagttctttaaagCAATGGGCCACATCTTCTGAGTCCATCATCTCTACCACCAAAGTCTTCTTCACCATCACTgccaccaccagcaccagcaccaccaccaccagcaccaccaacaccaacaccaccatcatcaccagcacCATCCTCTTCTTTATCATCACCATCCTCTtctttatcatcaccatcaccctTATCAATTTCACCACCTTTTTCACCACCATAAAACCtttcattatttcaagaaagacTTCTTGAGTGCCTatgatgtgccagacactatagtttatattaaaaatatagccATAAACAATCCAAACACAGCCCCTACCCTTAAGAAGTGTGTGGTGTAGGCTTCCCAGCTTTTCAAAGCCAggaatgcagaggaaaaaaatcatacttgTATGGCACACCGGGATAAATAGAagaagcttctagaagctggggATGACCAGCCTCAGGGGCTGCAGCTACCAAAGGCCCCTGGAGGCTGCCCTTTATGGCTGAGAGACAAAAATCTTGGCGTTCCTGTGACACGTTCTTAAGGAAATATTGTGCCAACTCCCAAAAGTTGGTGAATTGGGGAGAGAATCCTTCAACAAAGCTTGCTTTGAACAGGGTACTCTAGAGAAAGTAAAGAGGGGAGGTCTCATTGGGATTCGGAATCCAGGCAGTGACACGGATGATGAGACACAAAGAATGTAAAGGCATTTCACGCCTAGGGGATGGCTTATACAAGGGTTTTGGTACACCTTTAGAAAAAACTCCCAAGAGTAATCAGGCTGGAACATAGTGAGAGAGGAATAAGTAGAGGGAAATGAGACTGGGGAATAGGTTGGGGCCAGGTCATGCATGTCCTGGGGTCACAATAAAGAGTTTGGTTTCTAGTCTAGGCTTCTGACCAGTTTTGAGAAGAGTAGTGAAATGctgtaatttacattttaaaaatctcactctCCGTACCGGTTTTAGTGTGGAACAGAGACTGtaaggagacaggaaaggaagcAAGGCAGCCAGTTAGGAGCAACATAGAAGTAGAAGCAGCAAGAGATGCTTGGAtgtggtggtggcagcagtgaggagggagggaagtaaatagattttttttaattgagaggGGTAGAATTGATAGGACTTGGTGATAGACTAAGGCTGAGAACCATTCTTTTCCTTGTTACTTTATTCTCTCTTACCAACACCATCTTAATCTTCATCATTGGCATCCTCATCTCCATTATCAACAGCATCAGCACACTGAACAGAGCCATGATCAGCAAGAACACATCCTCCCCTTGATTTTACACACCATTCTACTCCATCACCCCTTCATCCACTATCTTGATTAAGATTGATCTTTCCCATTACCATCCCCACTGATGGTTTTGCCTTCGACTCGATCACGTTATTACTGTTATCTTCCATTGCATCATCATCCAACCAGGCCTCCACTGTTCCATCTACATTCGGGAGCCTACATGAAGGTAAAATTCAATGAGGCTGGTCCCAGGACCCCTAATAATGTCTTTAAGGTttaatctcttctctctccctttctctccatctctcaagTGTTCTTCCTCTCTTGGCTTCATTCTTATTCAGACTTTCACTTGTTGGACCCCAGGAGCTACCTTTCACCGCTTAGCAACcccaacaaaaagaacaaatctcTTTCTCAGTGGTGCAAGCCAGATTTCCAGAATCGAAGCCCATATCCCTGTCTCTGAACCAATCTCTATGAGTGATAGGGATAGAAGGCTCTGATTGGCCAAGCCTGGATCGCCTGCCTGCTCCTGGAACCAAGGCAGGGTGACTTGGTCCCATCCTAACCATTTGAGTTTAAGCAGTGTCATGGCTGCCACATGTACCAAATAAAAGCACAGTGTGcctggttaaatttgaatttcaaataaataataaaatcttagtataaatatgttccatgcaatatttgggatacacttatactttttaaattgttattgttgttgtttaatctGAAGTTCAATTTTAACTGAGTGTCCTGTCTTTTATCTGGCAAACATAGCTGGCTCCCCAAAGGAAAACCAAGGTGCTATGACCAGAACAAAGAGAAGGGATGATGGCAGGGCGGATGGTGCCCTTCCACCCAGCACAGGCATTTTCCTTCACTAGGTCCCACGTCTCTCTTCTACATAAGGAGAACTTCTTCCTGGCCCCTTTGCAAAGACAACCTTGTAAGCTTTGATCATTCTATTTTTCCTGAGGATTTTGATGTAATGTACCTGAATCATGCTCGGTCACTCTAAACAGCACAGAGAGTAATGTTTTACAACGAATCTGGGGAGGGGTGGAGCACATCAAACATCGGATGCTATCATTACTCAGTCAGTCAACTGAAGAGGCAGGATAAAACCTGGAGGCTCCTGAGGCAGAATCCAAACAGCACAGCATTTAGGATTCAAGCCACACCAGGCGCCATGCTGGGTACCAGACTGGTGGAGAAAGGGCATTGAACAGGGATTCCAGAGGCTGGTTTTGAGTCTTAAATCAGCTTCTTACAGGCTGTGTGAGCCCAGAGAAATAGcctctcttctctgagcctcagttttctcggctgtaaaatgggggcacTCATACGTACCAATCTCAGAAGGGCACCGTGAGGGTGTAATGATGGTGGGTATAAAAGTACTTTGTGACCTATGCAGAGTCATACCAACATAATTATTAGAATATGTGGAAAACGCTTTGAGAAGAGGGGAGGAGTGCATTTCAAACATgccaagaagaaatatttaaaagaaagaggagggcaCCAGCACCTGCGCTGCCTCATACTGAGAAGCAGGAATTTGCTtttcagcaccacggacagcaATCTGCTGGCAGCCGGGAGGCAGAGGGAGCCAGAATTTTGGGCATCCATGGAGCCAAACAAATATTGACTGAGCACATCCTGGGGGTCTATGATCAGCACACACAGCTCTGGAGGCAGGCTACCCAGGGATCAAACCACACCTGCAGCCCTTCCTAGCCTGGGGACCACGAGGGTCCCAggcctccctaagcctcagttctCCATTCTGTAGAGAAGACATAAGATGATCTGACCTTGGGATACAAGGACACGACCTGGAATCAAACATTGTGAAGCTCTGAGCAGAGTCCCCGGTAACCCCTAAAAAACAGCCAGTGTAAATGTTAGCTCTGGCTACTAGCGTGGGTCCATGTTGTACAAAAACATGACACAGTCATTCAGAGTTGACCCAGCAAGGTCAGATATCTAATAAGGCACAGACTTGGCTTTCAAATCCCAGGCCAGACTCCCAACTCTGGGGCTGTTGCCACTACCTGGTATGAATCTGAACAATTAGGTCTGACATCTTCACCTACCCCAGTGCTGCAGCCAGCAGCCAGCCTGACCCAGCCTCCCCTGAAGCATTTGCAGCTCCCAAGGAGACAGCATCTCTCCAGATTGTTAGTGCCAGAATTGCCACATCATTGCCCAGCGCCAGCC
The sequence above is drawn from the Balaenoptera musculus isolate JJ_BM4_2016_0621 chromosome 15, mBalMus1.pri.v3, whole genome shotgun sequence genome and encodes:
- the TMEM114 gene encoding transmembrane protein 114 isoform X2 produces the protein MRVHLGALAGAATLTGALSFVLLAAAIGTDFWYIIDTERLERSGPGARDPAGAANRSQLEPLSSHSGLWRTCRVQSPCAPLMNPFWQENVTFSDSSRQLLTLVTLAGISVYIAYSAAAFREALCLLEEKALLDQVDIRFGWSLALGWISFIAELLTGAAFLAAARVLSLRRRQDQAI